One Actinoplanes missouriensis 431 DNA segment encodes these proteins:
- a CDS encoding dihydrodipicolinate synthase family protein codes for MATVNLPGGPDLTLSTTTTWEKPTTPIKSRIAYGAAHVVADPRGENAPGAPAVVDWDTTLRFRHHLWSHGLGVAEAMDTAQRGMGLDYAATRELIRRSAAEARSAGGRIVAGVATDNLQPGPVSLSQALSAYRQQLADVADAGAVPVLMCSRHLAAAATSADDYLRIYQHLLDESDKPVVLHWLGTAFDPALEGYWGSSDVDKATETVLELIAGNAGKVDGIKVSLLDEDHEVRLRRRLPAGVRLYTGDDFNYPSLIRGDDQGYSDALLGIFAAIAPAAAAALAALDRNDVDEYERIFAPTVPLSRHIFTKPTFYYKTGIVFLAWLAGHQDHFTMVGGLQSGRSVPHFAKLIELADAAGLLPDPDLAAHRANRFFSVFGGTA; via the coding sequence ATGGCGACGGTGAACCTGCCCGGCGGCCCCGACCTGACCCTCTCCACCACCACGACCTGGGAGAAGCCGACAACCCCGATCAAGAGCCGGATTGCGTACGGTGCAGCGCACGTGGTCGCGGATCCCCGGGGGGAGAACGCTCCCGGGGCGCCCGCGGTGGTCGACTGGGACACCACGCTGCGGTTCCGGCACCACCTCTGGTCACACGGCCTCGGAGTGGCGGAGGCGATGGACACCGCCCAGCGCGGGATGGGCCTGGATTATGCCGCGACCAGGGAACTCATTCGTCGCAGTGCGGCCGAGGCGCGGAGCGCCGGCGGGCGGATCGTGGCCGGGGTCGCCACCGACAATCTGCAGCCCGGGCCGGTGAGTCTTTCGCAGGCGCTGTCCGCCTATCGGCAGCAGCTGGCGGATGTGGCGGATGCGGGTGCCGTGCCGGTGCTGATGTGCAGCCGTCATCTGGCGGCGGCGGCCACCTCTGCCGACGACTACCTGCGTATCTATCAGCATCTGCTGGACGAGTCGGACAAGCCGGTGGTGCTGCACTGGCTGGGGACCGCGTTCGATCCGGCGCTGGAGGGATACTGGGGCTCGTCCGACGTGGACAAGGCGACGGAGACGGTCCTGGAGCTGATCGCCGGGAACGCCGGCAAAGTGGACGGCATCAAGGTCTCGCTGCTGGACGAGGACCATGAGGTACGGCTGCGGCGGAGGCTGCCCGCCGGGGTGCGGCTCTACACCGGGGACGACTTCAACTATCCGTCGCTGATCCGCGGAGACGATCAGGGGTACTCCGACGCGCTGCTCGGCATCTTCGCGGCGATCGCACCGGCCGCCGCGGCAGCGCTCGCCGCGCTCGACCGGAACGACGTCGACGAGTACGAGCGGATCTTCGCGCCGACCGTCCCGCTGTCCCGGCACATCTTCACGAAGCCCACGTTCTACTACAAGACGGGCATTGTCTTCCTGGCCTGGCTGGCCGGGCACCAGGACCACTTCACGATGGTCGGCGGCCTGCAGTCCGGGCGGTCCGTGCCGCACTTCGCGAAGCTGATCGAACTCGCCGACGCCGCCGGTCTGCTGCCCGACCCGGACCTCGCGGCCCACCGGGCGAACCGGTTCTTCTCGGTCTTCGGAGGCACCGCATGA
- a CDS encoding Gfo/Idh/MocA family protein: protein MAARRSIGIVINGVTGRMGYRQHLVRSLLAIRDQGGVPLTGGGHIWPELILVGRDPDKLAAIAARHGLTEWTTDLDAALSRPDVEVYFDAQVTAQREKAIRQAIAAGKHVYTEKPLAESSAAALELAELASAAGVSNGVVQDKLFLPGLRKLKRLIDGGFFGKILSVRGEFGYWVFEGDWQTAQRPSWNYRLADGGGIVMDMFPHWNYVLEELFGAVRSVQATTATHITERVDERGEVYAADADDAAYAIFELEGGIVVQLNSSWTVRVNRDELVEFQVDGTLGSAVAGLRGCKIQHRATTPKPVWNPDLPLTESFRDHWTEVPDNEEFDNGFKVQWEAFLRHVVAGEPFHWDFASGARGVRLAEAGLESAQSGRRIELGDA from the coding sequence ATGGCAGCCCGCAGATCGATCGGCATCGTCATCAATGGTGTGACCGGCCGGATGGGGTATCGGCAGCATCTGGTCCGCTCGCTCCTCGCCATCCGTGACCAGGGCGGCGTGCCGCTGACCGGCGGCGGGCACATCTGGCCCGAGCTGATCCTGGTCGGCCGTGACCCGGACAAGCTCGCCGCGATCGCGGCCCGGCACGGGCTCACCGAGTGGACCACCGATCTGGACGCGGCGCTGTCCCGGCCGGATGTGGAGGTCTACTTCGACGCGCAGGTGACCGCGCAGCGGGAGAAGGCGATCCGGCAGGCGATCGCGGCCGGCAAGCACGTCTACACCGAGAAGCCGCTGGCCGAGAGCTCGGCGGCCGCGCTGGAGCTGGCCGAGCTGGCGTCGGCCGCCGGCGTGAGCAACGGCGTCGTGCAGGACAAGCTCTTCCTGCCCGGGCTGCGGAAACTGAAGAGGCTCATCGACGGCGGTTTCTTCGGCAAAATCCTTTCGGTACGGGGTGAGTTCGGCTACTGGGTCTTCGAGGGCGACTGGCAGACCGCGCAACGCCCGTCCTGGAACTACCGGCTCGCCGACGGCGGCGGCATCGTGATGGACATGTTCCCGCACTGGAACTACGTGCTCGAGGAGCTGTTCGGCGCGGTCCGCAGCGTGCAGGCGACCACCGCCACCCACATCACCGAGCGGGTCGACGAGCGCGGCGAGGTCTACGCGGCGGACGCCGACGACGCGGCCTACGCGATCTTCGAGCTGGAGGGTGGCATCGTCGTCCAGCTGAACTCGTCCTGGACGGTCCGGGTGAACCGGGACGAACTGGTCGAGTTCCAGGTCGACGGCACGCTCGGCAGCGCCGTTGCCGGCCTGCGCGGCTGCAAGATCCAGCATCGCGCGACCACGCCGAAGCCGGTCTGGAACCCGGACCTGCCGCTCACCGAGTCGTTCCGCGACCACTGGACCGAGGTGCCGGACAACGAGGAGTTCGACAACGGGTTCAAGGTGCAGTGGGAGGCGTTCCTGCGGCACGTGGTGGCCGGCGAGCCGTTCCACTGGGACTTCGCGTCCGGCGCGCGCGGGGTGCGGCTGGCCGAGGCGGGCCTGGAGTCGGCCCAGTCAGGCCGGCGCATCGAGCTGGGCGACGCCTGA
- a CDS encoding threonine aldolase family protein — protein MPENTLRRRQAAMRACDRILSGARPVTMRERLDELSAVADLDDLPDYYGDGPVTTLEQRVANLLGTEAAVWFPTGTMAQQVALRYGAQETGAVALHPLSHQLVHERDAYATLSGLRAVTPTTAYRNPVAAEIAALEERVGTVVFELPMRDAGFVLPTWDELTEACEEAVNIGARVHFDGARIWESAPYLGRSLAEIAEQADSTYVSFYKTLGGLSGAALAGTADLARYARAWRHRHGGNLFQQWPAVMSAVAGLDRELPRVPDYVRHARRVAAALAELPGARVFPEPPHTHQFRLFLPHPAGVLNAAVLTLAEQRKVWFAGGWRDTEVPGVAMAELTIAAAALEWTAADVADAGERLLELCR, from the coding sequence ATGCCGGAAAACACTCTGCGGCGCCGACAGGCGGCCATGCGGGCCTGTGATCGGATCCTCTCCGGCGCGCGGCCGGTGACGATGCGGGAGCGACTGGACGAGCTGTCGGCCGTGGCGGACCTGGACGACCTGCCGGACTACTACGGCGACGGCCCGGTGACGACGCTGGAGCAGCGGGTCGCGAACCTGCTCGGCACCGAGGCGGCGGTCTGGTTCCCGACCGGGACGATGGCACAGCAGGTGGCGCTCCGGTACGGCGCTCAGGAGACCGGCGCGGTCGCCCTGCACCCGCTCAGCCACCAGCTGGTGCACGAGCGGGACGCGTACGCGACCCTGTCCGGCCTGCGCGCGGTCACGCCGACCACCGCGTACCGCAACCCGGTTGCCGCCGAGATCGCCGCCCTGGAGGAGCGGGTCGGCACGGTCGTCTTCGAGCTGCCGATGCGGGACGCCGGTTTCGTCCTGCCGACCTGGGACGAGCTGACCGAGGCCTGCGAGGAGGCGGTGAACATCGGCGCCCGGGTGCATTTCGACGGCGCCCGGATCTGGGAGTCGGCACCCTATCTGGGCCGATCCCTCGCCGAGATCGCCGAGCAGGCCGACAGCACGTACGTCTCGTTCTACAAGACGCTGGGCGGGCTCAGCGGCGCGGCGCTCGCCGGAACCGCGGACCTGGCCCGGTACGCGCGAGCCTGGCGTCACCGGCACGGCGGCAACCTGTTCCAGCAGTGGCCCGCGGTGATGTCCGCGGTGGCCGGGCTGGACCGGGAGTTGCCGCGGGTGCCGGACTACGTGCGGCACGCGCGCCGGGTGGCCGCCGCGCTGGCCGAGCTGCCGGGCGCCCGGGTCTTCCCGGAGCCGCCGCACACCCATCAGTTCCGGCTGTTCCTGCCGCACCCGGCGGGGGTTCTCAACGCGGCCGTGCTCACCCTCGCCGAGCAGCGAAAAGTCTGGTTCGCCGGCGGGTGGCGGGACACCGAGGTGCCGGGGGTCGCGATGGCCGAGCTGACGATCGCCGCGGCGGCCCTGGAGTGGACCGCCGCGGACGTGGCCGACGCGGGTGAGCGGCTCCTCGAACTCTGCCGCTGA
- a CDS encoding DUF4132 domain-containing protein, producing the protein MESPFWHRHRFPRRGSAGLTPFVPDPQAREQIQEEMGRRPGYVRQVLAAPTTAESTAVAARAWLDSDPAAPPLGAAAVAAILTSGVWPPRPQVVAFADLLIAERGLRFAAEAAATLSMLLVTDDNPPPRQFPPGAQQRLGVRHLQSGENRQGWQIDIPLQVLLRVRRALATAGDAEHAAVVEALLPYRGAHPYGRRATSVLVPGRSDWVEQDILSAVGDSDAYRAAALVAAAGTGAQLDTLVPVATGWAVIGSTAMVSTVLDGVGVAAAPALFHWFDAGFGDATAQKRLLTALAALPGDEVMRGLIERVDAKYVVGVLTEAAERDPERALRLFAEGAAKRTIADLLRGHVLAHPGLVEEVTPRLGPAAAERVREIVAEARSLVIAPATAVPPLLVSPPWLHRAKAAKPVVISGLSCSDPAAVRWLPGEREQWLETPVHRGGGKWRLGWKQTAERILQGRGQWNEAARFFVDAPDDIARATMRQWRAKDSWEAGPWLRVAVARFQLDALPALLDLAKRGSAEHAALLLPFTSPEVAVVMADWLARLKSLRRLALAWLLRHPAEAAHALIPAALGKAGTARRQAEGALLALHAHGKTIPQRYGPEAAAAIETLLATDPLTILPARMPPVPAWAVPGLLPPVRLRDGSGALPPESITHLITALALSRLDSPWAGLAIIQEACEPADLAEFAWGIFHRWQLAGAEAKENWALDALGLLGDDETVRRLTPLILAWPGDGGHQKAVTGVNVLSAIGSDVALMRLHSIAQRAKFKGLKVAAQTRMTEVADALGLTPEQLADRLVPDFGLAGDGSLRLDYGTRQFVVGFDEQLRPFVTDATGKRLKSLPKPGARDDASSAPAAWKRFAALKKDVRTVAADQVRRLEQAMVRGRRWPLTEFRQFLVDHPLVWHISRRLVWAVFTPAGPVPFRIAEDRTLSTVDDEPFTPAGDAVVGIAHPLDLGAGLAAWADLFADYEILQPFPQLSRDTFGLTPEEAAGGALSRFEGLTLPTTRVLGLERRGWRREEPQDAGMQCRMELVVAPGLEFTLEIDPGIAVGSVDYFPEQKVTAAYLHDGTGDRWRREARGEVALGELPPIAASELLRDMNTLTT; encoded by the coding sequence ATGGAGAGCCCGTTCTGGCACAGGCATCGGTTCCCGCGTCGTGGCAGCGCCGGGCTGACCCCGTTCGTCCCCGACCCGCAAGCCCGGGAGCAGATTCAGGAGGAGATGGGGCGCCGGCCCGGCTACGTGCGCCAGGTGCTCGCCGCGCCGACCACGGCCGAGTCCACGGCGGTCGCTGCGCGGGCCTGGCTCGACAGCGACCCCGCCGCGCCCCCGCTCGGCGCCGCGGCGGTCGCGGCGATCCTCACCAGCGGTGTCTGGCCGCCCCGGCCGCAGGTCGTCGCGTTCGCCGACCTGCTGATCGCCGAGCGTGGGCTGCGCTTCGCCGCCGAGGCCGCTGCCACGCTCTCCATGCTGCTGGTCACCGACGACAACCCGCCGCCCCGGCAGTTCCCGCCGGGGGCGCAGCAGCGGCTCGGCGTGCGGCACCTGCAGTCCGGGGAGAACCGGCAGGGCTGGCAGATCGACATCCCGCTGCAGGTGCTGCTCCGGGTCCGGCGCGCGCTCGCCACCGCCGGCGACGCCGAGCACGCCGCGGTGGTCGAGGCGCTGCTGCCCTATCGCGGCGCTCATCCCTACGGCCGGAGGGCCACCTCGGTGCTCGTGCCCGGCCGGTCCGACTGGGTCGAGCAGGACATTCTGTCGGCGGTGGGCGACTCCGACGCGTACCGTGCGGCGGCCCTGGTCGCGGCAGCCGGCACCGGCGCTCAGCTGGACACGCTCGTCCCGGTCGCCACCGGCTGGGCGGTCATCGGCTCGACCGCCATGGTCTCCACCGTGCTCGACGGGGTGGGTGTGGCCGCAGCCCCGGCCCTCTTCCATTGGTTCGACGCCGGTTTCGGCGACGCCACGGCTCAGAAACGCCTGCTCACCGCCCTCGCTGCCCTCCCTGGTGACGAGGTGATGCGCGGGTTGATCGAGCGGGTCGACGCGAAATACGTGGTGGGTGTGCTGACCGAGGCCGCCGAGCGGGACCCCGAGCGGGCGCTGCGGCTGTTCGCCGAGGGCGCGGCGAAACGCACGATCGCCGACCTGCTGCGCGGGCACGTCCTGGCGCACCCCGGCCTGGTCGAGGAGGTGACGCCCCGGCTCGGCCCGGCGGCCGCCGAGCGGGTCCGGGAGATCGTCGCCGAGGCCCGGTCGCTGGTGATCGCACCGGCCACCGCGGTGCCGCCGCTGCTGGTCAGCCCGCCGTGGCTGCACCGCGCCAAGGCCGCCAAACCGGTCGTGATCAGCGGCCTGAGCTGCTCCGATCCCGCCGCGGTGCGGTGGCTGCCGGGCGAGCGCGAGCAGTGGCTGGAGACCCCGGTCCATCGCGGCGGCGGCAAGTGGCGGCTCGGGTGGAAACAGACCGCCGAGCGGATCCTGCAAGGCCGCGGCCAGTGGAACGAGGCGGCCCGCTTCTTCGTCGACGCGCCCGACGACATCGCCCGTGCCACGATGCGTCAGTGGCGCGCCAAGGACTCGTGGGAGGCCGGCCCCTGGCTGCGGGTCGCGGTGGCCCGTTTCCAGCTCGACGCCCTGCCCGCCCTGCTCGACCTGGCGAAACGCGGCTCGGCGGAGCACGCGGCGCTGCTCCTGCCGTTCACCTCACCCGAGGTCGCCGTCGTGATGGCCGACTGGCTGGCCCGCCTCAAGAGCCTGCGCCGCCTCGCCCTGGCCTGGCTGCTGCGGCACCCGGCCGAGGCCGCGCACGCGCTGATCCCGGCGGCGCTCGGCAAGGCCGGCACGGCGCGCCGCCAGGCCGAGGGCGCGCTCCTCGCGCTGCACGCGCACGGCAAGACAATCCCCCAGCGGTACGGGCCTGAGGCCGCCGCCGCGATCGAGACACTGCTCGCCACCGACCCGCTGACGATCCTGCCGGCCCGGATGCCACCGGTCCCTGCCTGGGCCGTTCCCGGGCTGCTGCCGCCGGTGCGACTGCGGGACGGCTCCGGCGCGCTGCCGCCCGAGTCGATCACCCACCTGATCACGGCTCTCGCGCTGTCCCGGCTGGACAGTCCGTGGGCCGGGCTGGCGATCATCCAGGAGGCGTGCGAGCCGGCCGACCTCGCCGAGTTCGCGTGGGGCATCTTCCACCGCTGGCAGCTGGCCGGCGCCGAGGCGAAGGAGAACTGGGCGCTCGACGCGCTCGGTCTGCTCGGCGACGACGAGACGGTCCGCCGCCTCACCCCGCTGATCCTGGCCTGGCCCGGCGACGGCGGCCATCAGAAAGCGGTGACCGGGGTGAACGTGCTGTCCGCGATCGGCTCCGACGTCGCCCTGATGCGACTGCACAGCATCGCGCAGCGCGCCAAGTTCAAGGGGCTGAAAGTGGCAGCGCAGACCCGGATGACCGAGGTCGCCGACGCGCTCGGGCTCACGCCGGAGCAGCTCGCCGACCGGCTCGTCCCCGACTTCGGGCTGGCCGGCGACGGCAGCCTGCGGCTCGACTACGGCACCCGGCAATTCGTCGTCGGCTTCGACGAGCAGCTCCGCCCGTTCGTCACCGACGCCACCGGCAAGCGGCTCAAGTCGCTGCCCAAGCCGGGCGCGCGCGACGACGCCTCGTCGGCTCCCGCCGCGTGGAAACGGTTCGCCGCCCTGAAGAAGGACGTCCGGACCGTCGCGGCCGACCAGGTGCGCCGGCTCGAGCAGGCGATGGTCCGCGGACGGCGCTGGCCGCTCACCGAGTTCCGGCAGTTCCTGGTCGACCACCCGCTGGTCTGGCACATCTCCCGCCGGCTGGTCTGGGCGGTCTTCACCCCGGCCGGTCCGGTCCCGTTCCGGATCGCCGAGGACCGGACGCTCTCCACCGTGGATGACGAGCCGTTCACCCCGGCCGGCGACGCGGTGGTCGGGATCGCGCATCCGCTGGATTTGGGAGCGGGCCTGGCCGCGTGGGCCGACCTGTTCGCCGACTACGAGATCCTGCAGCCGTTTCCGCAGCTCAGCCGGGATACTTTCGGGCTCACGCCGGAGGAGGCCGCGGGCGGGGCGCTGTCCCGCTTCGAGGGCCTCACGCTGCCCACCACCCGGGTGCTCGGCCTGGAACGCCGCGGCTGGCGTCGCGAGGAGCCGCAGGACGCCGGCATGCAGTGCCGGATGGAGCTGGTCGTCGCGCCGGGTCTGGAGTTCACCCTGGAGATCGACCCCGGCATCGCGGTCGGTTCGGTCGACTACTTCCCGGAGCAGAAGGTGACGGCCGCCTACCTGCACGACGGCACGGGCGACCGCTGGCGCCGAGAAGCGCGCGGCGAGGTGGCGCTGGGCGAGCTCCCGCCGATCGCGGCGTCCGAGCTCCTCCGCGACATGAACACCCTGACCACCTGA
- a CDS encoding biliverdin-producing heme oxygenase: MTGFAARIRRATMVEHREAETRTFISRLMAGTIPVAGFTELTAQYLVIYRELEAAARAMRDDPVAGAFADPALFRVPALEADLAHLHGTGWESEVVPVEATQRYAQRLREKCRTSPAHFVAHHYVRYLGDLSGGQLIARTLAEKYGLPAAATHFYRFDQIPDAKAYKTAYRQRLDALDLPEEQLEVVLAEAQLAFGFNGAIFTQLGAAWPEDIPAAA; encoded by the coding sequence ATGACCGGTTTCGCAGCCCGTATCCGTCGCGCCACCATGGTCGAGCACCGTGAGGCCGAGACCAGGACCTTCATCTCCCGTCTGATGGCGGGCACCATCCCGGTGGCCGGTTTCACCGAGCTCACCGCCCAGTACCTGGTGATCTACCGGGAGCTGGAAGCGGCCGCCCGGGCGATGCGCGACGACCCGGTGGCCGGCGCGTTCGCGGACCCGGCGCTGTTCCGGGTGCCCGCCCTGGAGGCCGATCTGGCCCACCTGCACGGCACCGGCTGGGAGTCCGAGGTCGTCCCGGTCGAGGCCACCCAGCGGTACGCCCAGCGACTCCGCGAGAAGTGCCGCACCTCCCCGGCGCACTTCGTCGCCCACCACTACGTGCGGTACCTCGGCGACCTGAGCGGCGGCCAGCTGATCGCTCGCACCCTCGCCGAGAAGTACGGCCTGCCCGCCGCCGCGACGCACTTCTACCGCTTCGACCAGATCCCCGACGCCAAGGCCTACAAGACCGCCTACCGTCAGCGCCTGGACGCGCTGGACCTGCCGGAGGAGCAGCTGGAGGTGGTGCTCGCCGAGGCGCAGCTGGCCTTCGGCTTCAACGGCGCCATCTTCACCCAGCTGGGCGCCGCCTGGCCCGAAGACATCCCCGCCGCAGCCTGA
- a CDS encoding WxL protein peptidoglycan domain-containing protein, which produces MFVRGLLAAALAVAPILAATPASASPAAAAVPARAAVPALAAPGDTGVRWSVQPSSAKGPDGRDFIIRRANPGERITDYVGITNLTTKPQTFSVYGTDAYTTDDGSFALLAAAQQPTDIGSWIGLGAKQYTVPANTRLDVPFSVTIPDNATPGDHAGGVIASIAEEQVDANGQKVLVDRRIAARVYLTVAGATTPSMKIDTVRLEYSQSANPADGGTMTVSYLVRNTGNLRLSGSGAVRVNGPFGWQLARTDAMEIPELLPGGSVTITEKITGVQPAVRLAAEVSVVPASFDEQLTAVSRSTGVWAWPWALVALLGVALIYLIVRLVRRKVRTRRAPGVAQ; this is translated from the coding sequence ATGTTCGTCCGGGGCCTCCTGGCCGCCGCTCTCGCCGTGGCGCCGATCCTGGCCGCCACGCCCGCCTCGGCTTCCCCCGCTGCTGCGGCCGTGCCCGCCCGCGCAGCCGTGCCCGCTCTGGCCGCCCCGGGTGACACCGGCGTGCGCTGGTCGGTGCAGCCGTCGAGCGCGAAGGGCCCGGACGGGCGGGACTTCATCATCCGGCGCGCGAACCCCGGCGAGCGGATCACCGACTACGTCGGCATCACCAACCTCACCACCAAGCCCCAGACCTTCTCCGTGTACGGGACCGACGCGTACACCACCGACGACGGCTCGTTCGCCCTGCTCGCCGCCGCACAGCAACCCACCGACATCGGTTCCTGGATCGGGCTCGGCGCGAAGCAGTACACGGTCCCCGCGAACACCCGTCTCGACGTGCCGTTCTCGGTCACGATCCCGGACAACGCCACCCCCGGTGACCACGCCGGCGGGGTGATCGCCTCGATCGCCGAGGAACAGGTCGACGCGAACGGCCAGAAGGTGCTGGTGGACCGCCGCATCGCGGCCCGCGTCTACCTCACCGTGGCCGGCGCCACCACGCCGAGCATGAAGATCGACACGGTACGGCTGGAGTACAGCCAGTCCGCGAACCCGGCCGACGGCGGCACGATGACCGTGAGCTACCTGGTCCGCAACACCGGGAACCTGCGGCTCAGCGGCTCCGGAGCGGTTCGTGTCAACGGCCCGTTCGGCTGGCAACTCGCTCGGACGGACGCCATGGAGATACCCGAACTGCTCCCTGGCGGTTCGGTGACGATCACTGAAAAGATCACTGGCGTGCAGCCGGCGGTGCGCCTCGCCGCCGAGGTCAGCGTCGTGCCCGCCTCCTTCGACGAGCAGCTGACCGCCGTCTCCCGCAGCACCGGCGTCTGGGCCTGGCCCTGGGCCCTGGTAGCGCTGCTCGGCGTCGCACTGATCTACCTGATTGTCCGTCTTGTCCGCCGAAAGGTGCGCACCCGGCGTGCCCCCGGCGTCGCCCAATGA
- a CDS encoding HtaA domain-containing protein, giving the protein MGTTNGPKRVALFAGAIAIGAAAALTGISPAQAASVKVAGGSLDWGFKASFRAYISTGNGTPPIALSDGATRNADGTFDFTAKGGTYDAAAGTATVNYKGTVVFSYPAHFFQITLANPTLVVDGDGTGALKADVELVNGGVVQSDQEQAEIASVVTTAPTVTDGAVSFSNLASTLTDAGAKAFTGFYSAGAALDPITATASAEATDPTDPTDPTDPTDPTDPTDPTDPTDPEPGNSSASQTIKAAVTGGALTLTSAGSNVALSAATPGQTASGSLNAVTVSDLRGTNSGWDLVGQVTDFSSTGGGKIPAANLGWTPNAKVVDGSLVDAAGVSNKVTAGNPVAPGTGLGASRTLCSAETGSSLGSSTCGAALELGIPESSAAGEYSAVLTLTLA; this is encoded by the coding sequence ATGGGCACAACCAACGGCCCGAAGCGGGTCGCACTGTTCGCCGGCGCGATCGCGATCGGCGCCGCCGCGGCGCTGACCGGGATCAGCCCCGCCCAGGCGGCATCGGTCAAGGTGGCCGGCGGCAGCCTGGACTGGGGTTTCAAGGCGTCGTTCCGGGCATACATCTCGACCGGTAACGGCACCCCGCCGATCGCGCTGAGCGACGGCGCCACCCGGAACGCCGACGGCACCTTCGACTTCACGGCCAAGGGCGGCACGTACGACGCCGCCGCCGGCACCGCGACCGTGAACTACAAGGGCACCGTGGTGTTCTCGTACCCGGCGCACTTCTTCCAGATCACCCTCGCCAACCCGACCCTCGTGGTCGACGGCGACGGCACCGGCGCGCTCAAGGCCGACGTCGAACTCGTCAACGGCGGGGTCGTCCAGTCCGACCAGGAGCAGGCCGAGATCGCTTCGGTGGTGACCACCGCCCCGACGGTCACCGACGGCGCCGTCTCGTTCTCGAACCTGGCGTCCACCCTCACCGATGCGGGTGCGAAGGCGTTCACCGGCTTCTACTCGGCCGGCGCGGCGCTCGACCCGATCACGGCGACGGCCTCGGCCGAGGCCACGGACCCGACCGACCCGACGGATCCGACCGACCCCACGGACCCGACGGACCCGACCGACCCCACCGATCCGACCGACCCGGAGCCGGGTAACAGCTCCGCGTCGCAGACGATCAAGGCGGCGGTCACCGGTGGCGCGCTGACCCTGACGTCGGCCGGCTCCAACGTGGCGCTCTCCGCCGCCACCCCGGGCCAGACCGCGTCCGGCTCGCTCAACGCGGTCACGGTCAGCGACCTGCGCGGCACCAACTCCGGCTGGGACCTGGTCGGCCAGGTCACCGACTTCTCGTCGACCGGTGGCGGCAAGATCCCGGCCGCCAACCTCGGCTGGACCCCGAACGCCAAGGTGGTCGACGGCTCGCTCGTCGACGCCGCCGGCGTCAGCAACAAGGTCACGGCCGGCAACCCGGTCGCGCCCGGCACCGGCCTCGGCGCCAGCCGCACCCTCTGCAGCGCGGAGACCGGCAGCAGCCTCGGCAGCTCCACCTGCGGCGCCGCCCTCGAACTCGGCATCCCCGAGTCCAGCGCGGCCGGTGAGTACAGCGCCGTTCTCACCCTGACGCTCGCCTGA
- a CDS encoding heme/hemin ABC transporter substrate-binding protein, whose amino-acid sequence MRIRHVAVTLAATVALTAGCTSVSEIGPETEAAAAGGNGCGVTTAKLADENITPLDPAPTPKLPVTVNSADKRKVTVKSADRILAVNLYGSLGEIVFSLGLGDRVVGRDTSTTFPAAGKLPLVTPQGHDLSAEAILKLNPTVLIADDSIGPPTVLKQIRDAGIPVVIIDDEQTLAAVPEHIRAVAAALGVPEAGERLVERVQSEIDAARKTAPAGGTPSRIAFLYVRGTAGVFLIGGKGAGSDSMIEAIGAVDAGSAIGLTKFRPLTSEGLINAAPDVLLVMTEGLNSVDGVDGLLKLPGVAQTPAGANRRIVDMDDGILLNFGARTGKAVEALAKAVYGPCS is encoded by the coding sequence ATGAGAATCCGCCATGTCGCCGTGACCCTCGCGGCGACCGTCGCCCTGACCGCCGGCTGCACCTCGGTGAGCGAGATCGGACCCGAGACCGAAGCGGCCGCGGCAGGCGGCAACGGCTGCGGTGTCACCACCGCGAAGCTCGCGGACGAGAACATCACCCCGCTCGACCCGGCGCCCACCCCGAAACTGCCGGTCACCGTGAATTCCGCGGACAAGCGCAAGGTCACCGTGAAGAGCGCCGACCGGATCCTCGCGGTCAACCTCTACGGCTCGCTCGGCGAGATTGTCTTCAGCCTCGGCCTGGGCGACCGGGTGGTGGGCCGGGACACCTCGACCACGTTCCCGGCCGCGGGGAAACTGCCGCTCGTCACGCCGCAGGGACACGACCTGTCGGCCGAGGCGATCCTGAAACTGAACCCGACCGTCCTGATCGCCGACGACAGCATCGGACCGCCGACCGTGCTGAAGCAGATCCGCGACGCCGGCATCCCGGTCGTGATCATCGATGACGAGCAGACCCTCGCCGCGGTGCCCGAGCACATCCGGGCCGTCGCGGCCGCGCTCGGCGTGCCCGAGGCCGGTGAGCGGCTCGTCGAACGGGTCCAGTCGGAGATCGACGCGGCCCGGAAGACGGCGCCCGCGGGCGGCACCCCATCGAGGATCGCGTTCCTCTACGTCCGCGGCACCGCCGGGGTCTTCCTGATCGGCGGCAAGGGCGCCGGCTCGGACTCGATGATCGAGGCGATCGGCGCGGTGGACGCGGGCAGCGCCATCGGGCTCACGAAGTTCCGCCCGCTGACCAGCGAAGGCCTGATCAACGCGGCGCCGGACGTGCTGCTGGTGATGACCGAGGGCCTGAATTCGGTGGACGGCGTGGACGGCCTGCTCAAGCTGCCCGGTGTCGCGCAGACCCCGGCCGGCGCCAACCGCCGGATCGTGGACATGGACGACGGGATCCTGCTCAACTTCGGCGCTCGGACCGGCAAGGCTGTCGAGGCGCTCGCGAAGGCGGTCTACGGCCCGTGCAGCTGA